DNA sequence from the SAR202 cluster bacterium genome:
TAAATTAGGATAAAAAAATGAAACATTACACAATATATATTATGATTTTATTATTACTTGTAGTTGTTGGATGCGATTCTACTGCAAAAGCTACCGACTGGCATTTTGGGGACGCTTTAGCAGCTAGAGTCAAACAAATTAAAACTACCGACAAGATAATCTATATGTCTTCGGGAGATCAATATATTATTGAACCAAGCCAATCAGACAGGCAGTTAACTGTTGCGCAATTGCAATTTATGAACAGGGAAGCAAGTACCCTATATATGACTGTCAATAGAGATACTATAACGCTTCGAGACAATGACTATGTAGACTATCTTCCATTAAATCCTTTTGAAGACAGGAAAAAACTTTCTGAAAAAAGCTCTGTTAGTGAATTTTCACCATTTTTGTGGGCAGATGGTTCAGCTAAAACTCCTACTATAGAATTACCGACAAAGTGTGGTAATGCTGAAAACTGTGAAATTGTAGGATGGGTTGTATTTGAAACACCTAAAGCGATAACATATAACGAACTAATCTTTGATAGCGCAGATATCATCCACATGCGCTTCCCTGTAGATTAATTACATCGCATTTTTTAATATAGATTGCTCATATTATATGCCTATGATATAATTGGGCTTCTTTGTCAAAAGAATCCTAAAAAAATACGGAAATAATATAAATATATGCAAGAAAATAAAACAGTTGGATTACAATCCTTATTAGAATCTGGAGTACATTTTGGACACCAAACAAGAAAATGGGATCCACGAATGGAAAAGTACATTTTTACGGTTAAGGATGATATCCATATTCTAGATTTATACAAAAGTGCAGAATTGCTTGATGAAGCAAAAAGCTTTGTCCAAAGAATAGCTGCAAATGGCGGCAAGCTATTATTTGTAGGAACAAAACGCCAAGCACAACAAAGTGTAATTGATGCAGCTAATGCTACCAAAGGGTATTATATTGACTACCGATGGTTAGGAGGAACGTTTACTAACTTCACTACCATCCAAAAAAGAATTGAGTATTTGATAAATACTGAAGAAAAACGTGCCAAGAATCAATTAAATCATCTCCCCAAAAAAGAACTCCAAAAAGTTGATGATAAATTAGCAAAATTAAATAAATATCTTGGTGGTGTCAAAGAAATGATGAAATTACCAGAGGCAATTTTTGTTGTCGACATTGGTAAAGAAAATATTGCAATACAAGAAGCTAGGAAGTTGAAAATTCCTATAATTGGAATCGTCGATACAGACTGCAACCCAGAATTAGTAGACTTCCCTATTCCAGGTAATGATGATTCGATAAAATCGGTTCGTTTTCTGCTAAACGAAATAGTAGAATCCTATACTTCAGGAGCCAATAGTTTTCAAGAAGAGATTGTTGAACAACTTACTGCTGCTGAAGAATCAACCACTGAAGAACCTGTAGCTGAAGTAGAGGACACATCTGATAGTTCCAATGAAACAACTACTGAAGAACCTGTAGCTGAAGTAGAGGACACATCAAATGCTTCGGATGAATCAATTGCTGAAGAACCTGCAGCTGAAGTTGAAGACACATCAAATACTTCCAATGAAACAACTACCGAAAAACCTGAGGAATAATATATTGGAAATTACTACTGATATGATCAAAAGTCTCCGTGAAGAAACAAGTGCCGGTGTTATGGATTGCAAAAAAGCCTTAGAAGAAGCCAAAGGTGATCTTTCTACAGCAATATCTCTGTTACGTCAAAAAGGCATAGCAAATGTCGCAAAAAAAACCGATCGGGCAACTAATGAAGGAATTATAGAATCATATAT
Encoded proteins:
- the rpsB gene encoding 30S ribosomal protein S2, translated to MQENKTVGLQSLLESGVHFGHQTRKWDPRMEKYIFTVKDDIHILDLYKSAELLDEAKSFVQRIAANGGKLLFVGTKRQAQQSVIDAANATKGYYIDYRWLGGTFTNFTTIQKRIEYLINTEEKRAKNQLNHLPKKELQKVDDKLAKLNKYLGGVKEMMKLPEAIFVVDIGKENIAIQEARKLKIPIIGIVDTDCNPELVDFPIPGNDDSIKSVRFLLNEIVESYTSGANSFQEEIVEQLTAAEESTTEEPVAEVEDTSDSSNETTTEEPVAEVEDTSNASDESIAEEPAAEVEDTSNTSNETTTEKPEE